atggaCGGAAGGAGGATAACGGCGAGTCCACGGCCGTGTAGTGGGCGGAGAGTGGTGGCGAAGAAGAGGACACGTGGCAGTGGAGTAGATGGGTTTGTGAATAGTGTAAAGAAGTTGCAAAGGAGAGAGATTTGTTCTAAAAGAGATAGATCTTTTAGTATGTGTGATGCTCAAGAAAGATTTCGAAATATTCGCTTACaggttgttatatatatatattgattagttgtatgtatatatgtacctaatatatatatatatataggtttttaggGTGTTGGGTTTTTAGGTTAGTTTATTTTGAAGCACATTAGCTGATTTAGGTTTTGTTTATATTGGATAAGAGAAGCTTAGAAGCTTATTATACCTTGAAGTTGCATAACAAGCTTATAAGTTAGAAAACAAGCCACATGATATATACGCGAAACCGAAATGAGCTAATAAGCTCCAAAATAGCTAAGCCTAACACCTGGGTAAGCTTAATTATTATAGTTAGTCTATGAAAGCATAAGTTATTTGAGCATAAGTGAGTtggtattcttttttttttttttcttttttaagatcATTGATGCTATATTCTGAGCTGATTGTGTTTTGTAATTGTGATAAGATGTAAAAGTAGCTTACAATACTTGGGTTAGCATGATACAATAAGCTGAAGTGCTGAACCATGTCTTTGGAACTTTGGGAATTGGGATTAGCTTTAGCTGTTTTATATAAGTTTACCCAGAAACATTAAGCGGGGGTTTAGTTTGATAGGCTAATGTGTTGGTGTCAGATGGAAGGGATTGTATGTTTTTGTGTATGGTAGATAAAGAAGTTCTTTAGAATTGTTTTGAATTACAGTGGTTCAGTTCTTTCTAACTAGTAGCTTGAGGAATTTTTGTGTATGGTATATATTATCTGATCATACtgttaactttattttttgttttgaagtTGTTATGTGTGTTAACTGCACTGAGCTAAGGATGCTAGTAAGAATGCTCGTGTTTTCTCTTCTATGATAGCTAAAAAACCTGAGTTGAAAGAGAAGAGTTTCAAGCCAGTAGGCTTTCTAGATttcattattgttttttatttttatttgggtAATATGGGTtgattttagttttcttttcagTCACTTGTCTTTGGCTATACCTCTGTATAACCAAGTAGCATTAGTTGGTGCATGGCTTGATGCAAATAGGGTGTGTTATATgctgtatatgtgtgtgtgtcttgtATTGATATATGCCAGCCATGGCACTcggttatgtgtgtgtgtgtcatgTATTGATATATTTCAGTCAGGTGTGTGTGTGTCATGTATTGATCTTTTTGAGTTGTTTTAATGTTCTCTTTATGACTGTTTGATGAACGGTTTTTCAGGAGGAGTATGATACTCACGACCCAAAAGGACACTGCTCTATGGTATTGCCATTCCTTAAAAAGAGGTCAAAAATTGTTGAGATTGTCGCTGCTCGTGATATAGTCTTTGCTCTTGCACAATCTGGAATCTGTGCTGCATTCAGTCGAGGTATTAAGAGAAAAAACAATGACATTTTGATTATTTGGTTATTATAAGAGGGGGTTATCACATGATTCTATGTATCTGATGCAGAGACTAACCAGAGGATATGCTTTCTGAATGTCAGTCCTGATGAAGTTATAAGAAGCTTGTTTTACAATAAGAACAATGATTCTCTCATTACGGTTTCAGTCTATGCATCAGATAGTTTTAGCTCCTTAAAATGCAGAACAACAGGAATTGAGTATGTGAAAACTCATTATTTGTATGGTTATGATATCCACTTAATCGTATAAGATTTATTACTAATATAGTAGTATGTTCTGCATCTTATGGCGTTAGATACATACGAAGAGGGAAACCTGATGCAGGTTTTGCTCTTTTTGAGTCTGAGTCTCTGAAGTGGCCTGGTTTTGTGGAGTTTGATGATGTGAACGGAAAAGTGCTTACATTCTCAGCACAAGATAGGTAAATATTTAGCTAATTTGATTAGCATCTCTGTGAACAAACTCACCAATTTTGGGCTTGACAAatcattgttcttgtttttttttccccagcATCTACAAGGTGTTCGATTTGAAAAATTACATGATGTTATACTCCATCTCAGATAAAAATGTccaagaaattaaaataaggTAAATCTCTTGATGCgaaaaattaatgaaatatgTTGACTTGACCATGACATTCTCTGTCTTTTCAATTTCGGAAACAGCCCTGGCATCATGTTGCTGATATTTAACAAAGCTAGTGGTCATGTCCCTCTCAAGATTCTCTCTATTGAAGATGGCACTGTTCTGAAAACTTTCAATCATCTCCTCCATCGAAATAAGAAGGTGGATTTTATTGAACAGTTTAATGAAAAGCTTCTTGTCAAGCAAGAGAATGAGAATCTTCAGATTCTTGATGTAAGggtctttcttttgttttcttctcaCTCGCTTAGTATTTCAGATTTAGGTGGCAAATTATGATCCCTGTACTTCTGAGTGGGTTGATATGGAATATGCTTGTATTTATACGGGCCATTGGTAAAATGAAAGAACAAAGCCTAATGGGAAAAGGTCACATGGGTTTGAAGTTACTGAAATAGTttctttgttatattttttctaacttATAAAATCTCCTCAAATGCCTCAAGACTCAAGTTTATATATTCAAAAGCTGGATTACTATTGAAA
The Erigeron canadensis isolate Cc75 chromosome 2, C_canadensis_v1, whole genome shotgun sequence DNA segment above includes these coding regions:
- the LOC122587049 gene encoding uncharacterized protein LOC122587049 codes for the protein MDGRRITASPRPCSGRRVVAKKRTRGSGVDGFVNSVKKLQRREICSKRDRSFSMCDAQERFRNIRLQEEYDTHDPKGHCSMVLPFLKKRSKIVEIVAARDIVFALAQSGICAAFSRETNQRICFLNVSPDEVIRSLFYNKNNDSLITVSVYASDSFSSLKCRTTGIEYIRRGKPDAGFALFESESLKWPGFVEFDDVNGKVLTFSAQDSIYKVFDLKNYMMLYSISDKNVQEIKISPGIMLLIFNKASGHVPLKILSIEDGTVLKTFNHLLHRNKKVDFIEQFNEKLLVKQENENLQILDVRNSELTEVSRTEFMTPSAFIFLYENQLFLTFRNRTVAVWNFRGELVTSFEDHLLWHPDCNTNNIYITSDQDLIISYCKADSEDSVTEGNVAGSINISNILTGKCLAKVKAMNSPLLNDCICSEINKDNGPSSIICKCNSKQRIQGRRITSSVSEALEDITALFYDEERNEIYTGNRLGLVHVWSN